The Panicum virgatum strain AP13 chromosome 5K, P.virgatum_v5, whole genome shotgun sequence genome has a window encoding:
- the LOC120707147 gene encoding probable glutathione S-transferase GSTU6, whose protein sequence is MDGAEASELKVLGAWASPFVLRVRVALHLKGLDYEYVEVDLADKGEQLLASNPVHKKVPVLLHAGKPVCESMLIVEYLDDAFPDAGGTAFLPADPHGRAVARFWAAYVDAELLSSWVAIHAAGTEEEKAEAVARTLAAVDTLERALADAEQRSGSKGWFGGDGVGFVDLALGGFVPAIRASEPTTGLRIVDTARTPRLAAWVDRFSALDEARAAMPTVDRLVEMGRKRLATEPHAAAAAPEASN, encoded by the exons ATGGATGGTGCGGAAGCCAGCGAGCTGAAGGTGCTGGGCGCGTGGGCGAGCCCCTTCGTGCTGCGGGTCCGGGTGGCGCTGCACCTCAAGGGGCTGGACTACGAGTACGTGGAGGTGGACCTCGCCGACAAGGGCGAGCAGCTCCTCGCCTCCAACCCCGTCCACAAGAAGGTCCCCGTCCTCCTCCACGCAGGCAAACCCGTGTGCGAGTCCATGCTCATCGTGGAGTACCTCGACGACGCCTTCCCCGACGCCGGCGGCACGGCGTTCCTCCCCGCCGATCCCCacggccgcgccgtcgcccgctTCTGGGCCGCCTACGTCGATGCAGAG CTGCTGAGCTCGTGGGTGGCGATCCACGCGGCGGggacggaggaggagaaggcggaggcggtggcgcggacCCTCGCGGCGGTGGACACGCTGGAACGCGCGCTCGCGGACGCGGAGCAGCGGTCGGGGAGCAAGGGGTggttcggcggcgacggcgtcgggtTCGTTGACCTCGCGCTCGGCGGGTTCGTGCCGGCGATACGGGCGTCGGAGCCGACGACGGGACTGCGGATCGTGGACACCGCCAGGACTCCGCGGCTGGCGGCGTGGGTGGACCGGTTCTCCGCGCTCGACGAGGCCAGGGCGGCCATGCCGACGGTCGACCGCCTCGTGGAAATGGGCAGGAAGAGGCTCGCAACTGAACcacacgcggcggcggcagcgccggaGGCAAGCAACTGA